A stretch of Paludisphaera borealis DNA encodes these proteins:
- a CDS encoding tetratricopeptide repeat protein: protein MTVRWKPLLILSGLFLVVALVGVVAITFTLSPRSSQSVLKQARTARDAGRLADAEIYFQQALQLEPKSAPIHEEFAELYEAMAETATADRRDFCRTQRLDHLVKAVNHDKTAKSPRMRLLGLAMAEDGSQDAVYWAREVVKLDPTNLDSNFVLAFEALESRSPNIPEVKRQLKTLEEGKAPEVRRLLVQARLAEATGDEAGRNAALAAGRKLELPADAEPTDLMAKLRLTALDVQTRTVPAERAEQVKSMLAISDRILAAAEVGSQRVTRLSFLLEQAQRDLIRQARAAGKGEAVDPLVETIETQLASIFQKSRQAGDHVDFQMFLTYADHLRFRQQRDRCLQVVDEALALPMASRPSSTQIAMGLHVVASEMALVKADDPSRFDKAAPHLQALIASTEPRYQGLGHLFQGAVDLDRSGLVRTITKTGEKNEAEATVQHKLRASALGHLKAAASQLPDLAEAQARYGVALVLNQEQALGRQYLQSALRMANLDPQYQFWAAWTILQAGYPEEAAPIIESLFSQLAQGTIPADMKVVLHQLSGELYQARRGPGDLERAAKEFEKVTAMGKNADSGAALRLAQIDVQLGKFDDAMAKIEQVRKQGKGDPAAENLAVLVLEQQGKKDEARKLVVDARAKFPESAELVGLDAALKAKDGKADDAEKTLADYLTKHPDNINLGMMRAQLLAAEPLKRPEDARKLLTELAERTDSSSPMVQLALLEMDRDLDAAAAVVAKVKARWKEGATGDVLEGQLSLKRGDVTGAIGHFNEALKKDPENKIVQFWKAQLDGSTGSVAEASKALENIVRDRPSKEVDSGVTLLTAAQSALASLSLKNGNVDDAIRRYEELKKSSETGTLTRGDRWQLITAYVAKGQWPIAKRELALILNDTKQLASDEERVRGANLYRQHKEDEAALAQLDYVLKVNPAHPAAVVTRAFIHLKAKQYDLSSTVLRRAIDLSNTPEQKAPEVLYLMLSAVVNETPPEGTASERALKIIDEGLATQPNSLQLVQAKYLVLSKAGDSKQALAFVESKAKDEPKGPYRRMLIDVYRDQKNFEGAEKLLRELATEFPDDVNVSAALVEVASLSAAHAAASGDADRTRAAEEKSANLIREFRAKYPLNLTFLQAECDQAARGGDYTRALGVTEEIDKAAKNSSMGPLLRGRLFSMMNRPRDVAKAYAEAVEREPRRLDVRVWLGKTSLKLGDVDQALQQAEYVINAKKDQLDADALQARLLQARALDASGSSDAQREAARAKAVTQLEAVIAIEPRFLEAYQTIAEIEMKRNRRPAAIAILKRDLTANPNDGAALAQYVQLLSEPDPASPGARSVGLDEAKKLAAEIGERDKKGSLILAVGVGYHKARRLELALPWSEKAATMLDSPVAHLNLGDLLLSLAESQPEPAKARPYFERAVQQYDLVLKAQPNSIEAVNNKAWVMHSSLGQSQQALELAQALLKRVNPTALPGEFYDTMGAIQEAVGRTTDAEQSYQEGLKRSPDLAVLHYHYGKLIAADKTRTGRAKDHLAKAIAGREQLSPVMADDAVRLVQQISDAGSR from the coding sequence ATGACCGTTCGTTGGAAGCCCCTGTTGATTCTTTCGGGACTCTTCCTCGTGGTCGCCCTCGTCGGGGTGGTCGCGATCACGTTCACGCTGTCGCCTCGGTCGTCCCAGAGCGTGCTCAAGCAAGCTCGGACCGCCCGCGACGCGGGTCGGCTCGCCGACGCCGAGATCTATTTCCAGCAGGCCCTTCAGCTCGAACCCAAGAGCGCCCCGATCCACGAGGAGTTCGCCGAGCTGTACGAGGCGATGGCCGAAACGGCCACGGCCGACCGGCGCGATTTCTGCCGGACGCAGCGGCTCGACCATCTGGTCAAGGCGGTCAATCACGACAAGACCGCCAAGTCGCCGCGGATGCGGCTCCTCGGACTCGCCATGGCCGAGGACGGCTCGCAAGACGCGGTCTACTGGGCTCGCGAGGTCGTCAAGCTCGACCCGACCAACCTCGACTCGAACTTCGTGCTGGCCTTCGAGGCCCTCGAATCGCGGTCGCCGAACATCCCCGAGGTCAAGCGGCAGCTCAAGACGCTTGAAGAGGGCAAGGCTCCGGAAGTGCGCCGGCTCTTGGTTCAGGCCCGTCTCGCCGAAGCGACCGGCGATGAAGCGGGGCGCAACGCCGCGCTGGCCGCCGGCCGCAAGCTCGAACTGCCGGCCGACGCCGAACCGACCGACCTGATGGCCAAGCTCCGCCTCACGGCCCTCGACGTCCAGACCCGGACCGTCCCCGCAGAACGCGCTGAGCAGGTCAAGAGCATGCTCGCGATCTCCGACCGCATCCTCGCCGCGGCCGAGGTCGGCTCGCAGCGGGTCACGCGGCTGAGCTTCCTGCTTGAACAGGCCCAGCGCGACCTGATCCGCCAGGCTCGCGCCGCCGGCAAGGGCGAAGCGGTCGACCCGCTGGTCGAGACCATCGAGACGCAGCTCGCGTCGATCTTCCAGAAGAGCCGACAGGCGGGCGACCACGTGGACTTCCAGATGTTCTTGACCTACGCCGACCACCTGCGGTTCCGGCAGCAGCGCGACCGCTGCCTCCAGGTCGTCGACGAGGCCTTGGCCCTGCCGATGGCCTCGCGCCCCAGCTCAACGCAGATCGCCATGGGCTTGCACGTCGTCGCGTCCGAAATGGCGCTGGTCAAGGCCGACGACCCGTCGCGGTTCGATAAGGCCGCCCCGCATCTTCAGGCCCTGATCGCCTCGACCGAGCCGCGTTATCAGGGGCTCGGCCACCTGTTCCAGGGAGCCGTCGACCTCGATCGCTCGGGCCTGGTCCGCACGATCACGAAGACCGGCGAGAAGAACGAAGCCGAAGCCACGGTCCAGCACAAGCTGCGAGCCAGCGCGCTCGGCCACCTGAAAGCGGCCGCGAGCCAGCTTCCAGACCTCGCCGAAGCCCAGGCGCGATACGGCGTCGCCCTGGTCCTCAACCAGGAGCAAGCGCTCGGCCGACAGTACCTCCAGAGCGCGTTGCGGATGGCGAACCTCGACCCCCAGTACCAGTTCTGGGCCGCCTGGACGATCCTTCAGGCCGGCTACCCCGAGGAAGCCGCTCCGATCATTGAATCCCTCTTCAGCCAGCTCGCCCAGGGCACGATCCCGGCCGACATGAAGGTGGTGCTGCACCAGCTCAGCGGCGAGCTGTACCAGGCTCGTCGCGGCCCCGGCGACCTCGAACGGGCGGCCAAGGAATTCGAGAAGGTCACGGCGATGGGCAAGAACGCCGACTCCGGCGCGGCGCTCCGCCTGGCCCAGATCGACGTCCAGCTCGGCAAGTTCGACGACGCCATGGCGAAGATCGAACAGGTCCGCAAGCAGGGCAAGGGCGACCCCGCCGCCGAGAACCTCGCCGTGCTCGTCCTCGAACAGCAGGGCAAGAAGGACGAGGCTCGCAAGCTGGTCGTCGACGCGCGGGCCAAGTTCCCCGAGTCGGCCGAGCTGGTCGGCCTCGACGCCGCGCTCAAGGCGAAGGACGGCAAGGCGGACGACGCCGAGAAGACCCTGGCTGACTACCTGACCAAGCACCCCGACAACATCAACCTCGGCATGATGCGGGCCCAGTTGCTCGCCGCCGAGCCGTTGAAGCGTCCCGAAGATGCCCGCAAGCTCCTCACCGAACTCGCCGAGCGGACTGACAGCTCGTCGCCGATGGTGCAGCTCGCTCTTCTTGAAATGGACCGCGACCTCGACGCCGCGGCCGCCGTGGTCGCCAAAGTCAAGGCGCGGTGGAAGGAAGGGGCGACGGGCGACGTCCTGGAAGGGCAGCTCTCGCTGAAGCGGGGCGACGTCACTGGAGCGATCGGGCATTTCAACGAGGCCCTCAAGAAGGACCCCGAAAACAAGATCGTCCAGTTCTGGAAGGCCCAGCTCGACGGCAGCACCGGATCGGTGGCCGAAGCCTCCAAGGCGCTTGAGAACATCGTCCGCGACCGCCCGAGCAAGGAGGTCGATTCCGGCGTCACCCTGCTGACCGCCGCGCAGTCGGCCCTGGCGAGCCTGTCGCTCAAAAACGGCAACGTCGACGACGCGATCCGCCGCTACGAGGAACTGAAGAAGAGCAGCGAGACCGGCACCCTGACCCGGGGCGACCGCTGGCAGTTGATCACCGCCTACGTCGCCAAGGGGCAATGGCCGATCGCCAAGCGCGAGCTGGCCCTGATTCTCAACGACACGAAGCAGCTCGCCTCGGACGAGGAGCGGGTTCGCGGCGCCAACCTCTACCGCCAGCACAAGGAAGACGAAGCCGCGCTCGCCCAGCTCGACTACGTGCTCAAGGTCAACCCGGCCCACCCGGCGGCGGTCGTCACCCGGGCGTTCATCCACCTCAAAGCGAAGCAGTACGACCTGTCGTCGACCGTGCTCCGGAGGGCGATCGACCTCTCGAACACGCCCGAGCAAAAGGCGCCGGAAGTCCTCTACCTGATGCTGTCGGCCGTCGTCAACGAGACGCCTCCTGAAGGGACCGCCTCGGAGCGCGCCCTCAAGATCATCGACGAAGGGCTCGCCACGCAGCCCAATTCGTTGCAGCTCGTGCAGGCCAAGTACCTGGTGCTCTCGAAGGCCGGCGACTCCAAGCAAGCCCTCGCGTTCGTCGAGTCGAAGGCCAAGGACGAGCCCAAGGGGCCGTATCGGCGCATGCTGATCGACGTCTACCGCGACCAGAAGAACTTCGAGGGCGCCGAGAAGCTGCTCCGCGAACTGGCCACGGAATTCCCCGACGACGTCAACGTGTCGGCGGCCCTGGTCGAGGTCGCGTCGCTGTCCGCGGCACACGCCGCGGCCTCGGGCGACGCCGACCGGACCCGCGCGGCCGAGGAGAAGTCGGCGAACCTGATCCGCGAGTTCCGAGCCAAGTACCCGTTGAACCTCACGTTTCTCCAGGCCGAGTGCGACCAGGCCGCGCGGGGCGGCGACTACACCCGGGCCCTCGGAGTCACCGAGGAGATCGACAAGGCGGCCAAGAACTCGTCGATGGGGCCGCTCTTGCGAGGCCGGTTGTTCTCCATGATGAATCGTCCTCGCGACGTCGCCAAGGCGTACGCCGAAGCGGTCGAGCGGGAGCCCCGACGGCTCGACGTCCGGGTCTGGCTGGGCAAGACCTCGCTCAAGCTCGGCGACGTCGACCAGGCTCTCCAGCAGGCGGAATACGTCATCAACGCCAAGAAGGACCAGCTCGACGCCGACGCGCTTCAGGCTCGGCTGCTCCAGGCCCGGGCGCTCGACGCCTCCGGCTCCAGCGACGCCCAGCGGGAGGCCGCGCGGGCCAAGGCCGTGACCCAGCTCGAAGCCGTCATCGCCATCGAGCCTCGGTTCCTCGAAGCGTACCAGACGATCGCCGAGATCGAGATGAAGCGGAATCGACGCCCCGCCGCGATCGCCATCCTCAAGCGGGACCTGACCGCGAACCCGAACGACGGCGCCGCCCTGGCCCAGTACGTCCAGCTCCTGTCCGAGCCCGACCCGGCGAGCCCCGGGGCCCGGTCGGTGGGACTCGACGAGGCCAAAAAGTTGGCCGCCGAGATCGGCGAGCGCGACAAGAAGGGGTCGCTGATCCTGGCCGTCGGAGTCGGCTATCACAAGGCCCGCCGCCTCGAACTGGCGCTGCCGTGGTCGGAGAAGGCCGCGACCATGCTCGATTCGCCCGTCGCGCACCTGAACCTCGGCGACTTGCTCCTCTCGCTCGCCGAGAGCCAGCCCGAGCCGGCCAAGGCACGTCCCTACTTCGAGCGCGCCGTGCAGCAGTACGACCTGGTGCTCAAGGCGCAGCCGAACTCGATCGAGGCCGTCAACAACAAGGCGTGGGTCATGCACAGCTCGCTCGGCCAGAGCCAGCAGGCCCTTGAACTGGCCCAGGCGCTCTTGAAGCGGGTCAATCCCACCGCGTTGCCCGGCGAGTTCTACGACACGATGGGTGCCATCCAGGAAGCCGTCGGCCGGACCACCGACGCCGAGCAGTCGTACCAGGAAGGGCTGAAGCGGTCGCCCGACCTCGCCGTGCTCCACTACCACTACGGCAAGCTGATCGCCGCCGACAAAACCCGCACCGGCCGCGCCAAGGACCACCTGGCCAAGGCCATCGCCGGCCGCGAACAGCTCAGCCCGGTCATGGCCGACGACGCCGTTCGCTTGGTGCAGCAGATCAGCGACGCCGGTTCGCGGTAA
- a CDS encoding NTP/NDP exchange transporter, with translation MNLDPEADRAWDEATRESNRDDWTRPNSRRPLGGLRAIANVRDDELETLGRAGLFVFSLLAANYLIRPIRDEMGVAGGPKHLPALFAGTLAAMLLVWPLLSAWLGRRAGRSSLGPILRAQQVMLLAFFGAFQLVPAEGFAWTARLFFVWASVTNLLIVSLAWGSLAGRFTSDQAHRLFGLIAAGGTLGAIAGSALAGVLGRYAGPSPLMLPAVVFLDIGLRAGRRTTATTRLSRPDVDPETEASSSRPQVRGGLYLACLGLWTLLFTTTSAFVYLEQARIVEASIHDPAVRTALFARIDLLVNVLGLVMQVVLTAWILKKLGVGGAAAMLPAVTLVGMIALSQRPTVATVQWFQVARRAMDYAVARPSREVFYTVVPSRELMRAKGLIDTAVYRAGDAAGAWAYGLLAAAPGMSRAAPTAVVALSIVWIALSLGLGRAMKRRVACNRERNYSA, from the coding sequence GTGAATTTAGACCCGGAAGCCGACCGCGCATGGGATGAGGCGACCCGAGAATCGAACCGCGACGACTGGACTCGACCCAACTCGCGGCGGCCTCTCGGGGGGTTGCGGGCGATCGCCAACGTGCGCGACGACGAGCTTGAGACTCTCGGGCGGGCGGGGCTGTTCGTCTTCAGCCTGCTGGCGGCCAATTACCTGATCCGGCCGATCCGCGACGAGATGGGGGTCGCCGGCGGGCCGAAGCATCTTCCCGCGTTGTTCGCGGGCACGCTGGCCGCGATGCTGCTGGTCTGGCCCTTGCTCTCGGCATGGCTCGGCCGGCGCGCCGGGAGGAGCAGTTTGGGACCGATCCTGCGGGCGCAGCAGGTCATGTTGCTGGCGTTCTTCGGGGCCTTTCAGCTCGTCCCCGCCGAGGGTTTCGCCTGGACGGCCCGACTGTTCTTCGTCTGGGCGAGCGTCACGAACTTGCTGATCGTCTCCCTGGCCTGGGGCTCGCTCGCGGGGCGATTCACCAGCGACCAGGCGCACCGGCTCTTCGGCCTGATCGCGGCGGGGGGCACGCTCGGCGCGATCGCCGGTTCAGCCTTGGCGGGCGTGCTCGGCCGGTATGCGGGGCCGTCCCCCTTGATGCTGCCGGCCGTCGTGTTCCTGGATATCGGCCTCCGCGCGGGGCGTCGCACGACGGCGACGACGCGTCTCTCCCGACCGGACGTCGATCCCGAGACGGAAGCGTCGTCTTCGCGGCCGCAGGTTCGCGGAGGGCTTTACCTCGCCTGCCTCGGGCTCTGGACGCTCCTGTTCACCACGACGTCGGCATTCGTTTATCTGGAGCAGGCGCGGATCGTGGAAGCATCGATCCACGATCCGGCCGTCCGCACGGCGCTCTTCGCCCGGATCGATCTGCTGGTCAACGTCCTCGGCCTCGTCATGCAGGTCGTGCTCACGGCCTGGATCTTGAAGAAGCTCGGCGTCGGCGGCGCGGCGGCGATGCTGCCGGCTGTGACCCTGGTGGGAATGATCGCGCTGAGCCAGCGGCCGACGGTCGCGACGGTTCAGTGGTTCCAGGTGGCGAGGCGGGCGATGGACTACGCCGTGGCGCGCCCCAGTCGCGAGGTCTTTTACACGGTCGTCCCGTCCAGGGAGTTGATGCGGGCCAAGGGGCTGATCGACACGGCGGTCTACCGCGCCGGCGACGCCGCGGGCGCGTGGGCGTACGGTTTGCTGGCCGCCGCGCCGGGGATGTCGCGGGCCGCGCCGACGGCGGTCGTCGCGCTCTCGATCGTCTGGATCGCGCTGAGCCTCGGTCTGGGGAGGGCCATGAAGCGTCGCGTCGCATGCAATCGCGAGCGGAATTATTCGGCTTGA
- a CDS encoding polysaccharide biosynthesis/export family protein — MTARMPTVEARRCRNALLAGLSLAMTLTGPGCASGRQRREVERVPTRGVVDIEQARELDKTTMPRYVVEPPDELDVTVKPSPADWGMQTFVVQQDGILDLGLYGDVYVVGLTLEQVEQRIAQQLAVEAAQRGQKVTEPFRVSAKLSTSQSKFYYVLGTVTTQGRFPIKGNETALDAILLAGLKSNSLPEKAYLVRPHAVGGPDQVLRIDYCAIKERGDTVTNYQLFPGDRVVVPGTKPPSLIATLLGR, encoded by the coding sequence ATGACTGCACGGATGCCGACAGTCGAGGCTCGCCGGTGCCGCAACGCGCTGCTCGCCGGGCTGTCGCTCGCCATGACGCTCACGGGACCGGGGTGCGCCTCGGGCCGGCAGCGGCGCGAGGTGGAACGCGTGCCGACGCGTGGGGTGGTCGACATCGAGCAGGCCCGCGAGCTCGACAAGACGACGATGCCGCGCTACGTGGTCGAGCCCCCCGACGAGCTGGACGTGACGGTCAAGCCGTCGCCGGCCGACTGGGGCATGCAGACTTTCGTCGTGCAGCAAGACGGCATCCTCGACCTCGGCCTTTACGGCGACGTCTACGTCGTGGGCTTGACCCTCGAACAGGTCGAGCAGCGGATCGCCCAGCAGCTCGCCGTCGAGGCCGCCCAACGGGGTCAAAAGGTCACCGAGCCGTTCCGCGTCTCGGCCAAGCTGAGCACCTCGCAGAGCAAGTTCTACTACGTGCTGGGGACCGTCACCACCCAGGGCCGGTTCCCGATCAAGGGGAACGAGACGGCGCTCGACGCGATCCTCCTGGCGGGCCTCAAGTCGAACAGCCTGCCCGAGAAGGCGTATCTCGTCCGCCCCCATGCGGTCGGCGGTCCCGACCAGGTCTTGCGGATCGACTACTGCGCCATCAAGGAACGCGGCGACACCGTCACGAACTACCAGCTCTTCCCCGGCGACCGCGTCGTCGTCCCCGGCACCAAGCCCCCCAGCCTGATCGCGACCCTGCTGGGCCGTTAA
- a CDS encoding ferredoxin family protein: MAHVVAEPCFDCKYTDCVVVCPVDCFYEGAQMLYISPDECIDCEACVPECPVEAIFHEDNLPDEWKDFTALNAEMTPTCPVINEKKDALETESCDQSRKKG; the protein is encoded by the coding sequence ATGGCTCACGTCGTCGCCGAGCCTTGCTTCGACTGCAAGTACACGGATTGCGTGGTCGTCTGCCCCGTCGACTGCTTCTACGAAGGCGCGCAGATGCTCTACATCAGTCCTGATGAGTGCATCGACTGCGAAGCATGCGTTCCCGAATGCCCCGTCGAGGCGATCTTCCACGAAGACAACTTGCCCGACGAATGGAAGGATTTCACGGCTCTCAACGCCGAGATGACCCCGACCTGCCCGGTCATCAACGAGAAGAAAGACGCCCTCGAGACCGAGTCGTGCGACCAGAGCCGCAAGAAGGGCTGA
- a CDS encoding class I SAM-dependent methyltransferase: MSLVAENKLIETLSPHERMDFAGLQHYFRVGQSALDCVHEGLRAAGKTTIAAAPFDVKTILDLPCGQGRVIRYLRQGFPDAEITACDTSREGVDFCAETFDAVPVYSRDEPEEIPVRRDYYDLVWVGSLFTHLDADMWNRFLTAFRSALKPGGVLIFTTHGRLAYEYMSTKAFHYGHDERGLEELARLYEQAGFGHVHYTGHNSYYGTSISRADWVVDRIRAVDGLRLVQHAEHAWDNHQDAFTCQRDH, from the coding sequence ATGAGTCTCGTCGCCGAAAACAAGCTGATCGAAACCCTCTCTCCGCACGAGCGGATGGATTTCGCCGGCCTTCAGCATTACTTCCGCGTCGGCCAATCGGCGCTTGACTGCGTTCACGAAGGGCTTCGCGCCGCGGGCAAGACGACCATCGCTGCGGCGCCGTTCGACGTGAAGACGATTCTCGACCTCCCTTGCGGTCAGGGGCGGGTGATCCGCTACCTTCGGCAGGGCTTCCCCGACGCCGAGATCACCGCGTGCGACACCAGCCGCGAGGGAGTCGACTTCTGCGCCGAGACGTTCGACGCCGTGCCGGTCTACTCGCGCGACGAGCCCGAGGAGATCCCGGTCCGGCGCGACTACTACGACCTCGTCTGGGTCGGCTCATTGTTTACGCATCTCGACGCCGACATGTGGAACCGGTTCTTGACCGCATTCCGGTCGGCCCTCAAGCCGGGCGGCGTGCTGATCTTCACGACCCACGGCCGCCTCGCCTACGAGTACATGTCGACCAAGGCGTTCCACTACGGGCACGACGAGCGCGGGCTCGAAGAGTTGGCCCGCCTCTACGAGCAGGCGGGGTTCGGCCACGTCCACTACACGGGCCACAACAGCTACTACGGCACGTCGATCTCCCGGGCCGACTGGGTCGTCGACCGGATTCGAGCGGTCGACGGCCTCCGTCTCGTCCAGCACGCCGAGCACGCCTGGGACAATCACCAGGACGCCTTCACCTGCCAGCGCGACCACTGA
- a CDS encoding VIT1/CCC1 transporter family protein: MFEPPPVHKERHFTASALVHDIVIGVSDGLTVPFALAAGLSGTSLANNLIVTAGLAEVAAGSIAMGLGGYLAARSDAEHFASEKIREQREIENVPDMEEREVAEIFEAYGLNTYQIEPILDAFREHPAAWVDFMMRFELGLEEPDPRRAFSSAFTIATAYIVGGLIPLSPYMLLHVTRQALLASITVTLLALFVFGFVKGRYTGTRPLRSALQTTLIGGLAAGAAFLIARVFS, translated from the coding sequence CTGTTCGAACCGCCGCCGGTTCACAAGGAGCGGCATTTCACGGCGAGCGCCCTGGTGCATGACATCGTGATCGGCGTGTCCGACGGCTTGACCGTCCCATTCGCCCTGGCGGCCGGTCTGTCGGGAACCTCGCTCGCCAACAACCTGATCGTCACCGCGGGGCTGGCCGAGGTCGCCGCCGGCTCGATCGCCATGGGCCTTGGCGGCTACCTCGCGGCGCGGAGCGACGCCGAGCACTTCGCTAGCGAGAAGATCCGCGAGCAGCGCGAGATCGAGAACGTCCCCGACATGGAGGAACGCGAGGTCGCCGAGATCTTCGAGGCGTACGGTCTGAACACGTACCAGATCGAGCCGATCCTCGACGCCTTTCGCGAGCACCCGGCGGCCTGGGTCGATTTCATGATGCGGTTCGAGCTGGGCCTGGAAGAACCCGATCCCCGCCGCGCGTTTTCGAGCGCCTTCACGATCGCGACGGCCTACATCGTCGGCGGCCTGATCCCGCTCTCGCCTTACATGCTGCTGCACGTCACGAGGCAGGCGCTTCTGGCCTCGATCACGGTGACGTTGCTGGCGCTCTTCGTCTTCGGATTCGTCAAGGGGCGGTACACCGGGACTCGGCCGTTGCGGAGCGCCTTGCAGACGACCCTGATCGGCGGCCTCGCGGCCGGCGCGGCGTTTTTGATCGCGCGGGTCTTTTCCTGA
- a CDS encoding peptidylprolyl isomerase has protein sequence MISTRKFCGLILGFGACLAFGTPTFAEAADKPQVVLETTLGKITLELDPEKAPITVENFLKYVDDGFYDNLVFHRVIPGFMIQTGGMSDKIVEKHEGQRAPIKNESGNGLSNKRGTIAMARTNNPNSATSQFFINHADNANLDRAGGGYAVFGKVIDGLDVVDAIAKVETTTKGPHGDVPVKPIYIKSATRVKK, from the coding sequence ATGATTTCGACCAGGAAGTTTTGCGGGCTGATTCTGGGATTCGGAGCCTGCCTGGCCTTCGGCACGCCGACCTTCGCCGAGGCCGCCGACAAGCCGCAAGTGGTCCTCGAGACCACACTCGGCAAGATCACTCTGGAGCTCGATCCGGAGAAGGCGCCGATCACGGTCGAGAACTTCCTCAAGTATGTTGACGACGGGTTCTACGACAACCTGGTCTTCCACCGCGTAATCCCCGGTTTCATGATCCAGACCGGCGGCATGTCCGACAAGATCGTGGAGAAGCACGAGGGCCAGCGAGCGCCGATCAAGAACGAGTCCGGCAACGGCCTCTCCAACAAGCGCGGGACCATCGCCATGGCGCGCACCAACAATCCCAATTCGGCCACCAGCCAGTTCTTCATCAATCACGCCGACAACGCGAACCTCGACAGAGCGGGCGGCGGCTACGCGGTCTTCGGCAAGGTGATCGACGGCTTGGACGTGGTCGACGCCATCGCCAAGGTCGAGACGACGACCAAAGGCCCTCACGGTGACGTGCCGGTCAAGCCGATCTACATCAAGAGTGCGACCCGCGTGAAGAAGTGA
- a CDS encoding MFS transporter, with protein sequence MTAAESSPRVVPSRPRRPSMFASLAQRDYRLYFMGQGVSLIGTWLQAAAVRWLVYEQTRSEFLLGVVEVANLMPGLLIGLFSGAVSDRVAPRAMIVTMEFGQMACAFLLAALVGLGIVQFWQMVVILALARICVSFELPSRQVFLYDLVGTENLSNAIALNAGLFNATRVIGPALAGLGISVLGAAGCFTVNAVSYLAAIAAVFAIQPTVRPDRARGGKGAAFHDVLAGLAYLRGEPRLVRHLALMGFFGLMGMGYESMTPAYARRVVGAEVGGYSLILACGGAGATVGALTVARLGHRRHKDRLVVVGLLIFSTFLLAASLYPYWVPPTWPHYGRIAAAACCLLGAGFGAAMFYASTQTLIQLTIPDHLRGRIMGVWMVIFSGTVPIGALWTGRAASIWGVTRVMSVSAVVCIAVGLFLRWSGVLAEAPKQAARAETEPSSTPTASD encoded by the coding sequence ATGACCGCCGCCGAATCTTCGCCCCGGGTGGTTCCGTCGCGACCGCGTCGCCCCAGCATGTTCGCCTCGCTTGCACAACGGGATTATCGCCTCTACTTCATGGGACAGGGCGTGAGCCTGATCGGCACCTGGCTCCAGGCCGCGGCCGTGCGCTGGTTGGTCTACGAGCAGACTCGATCGGAGTTTTTGCTGGGCGTCGTCGAGGTGGCCAACCTGATGCCCGGGCTGCTGATCGGGCTGTTCTCCGGCGCCGTCTCCGACCGCGTCGCGCCCCGGGCGATGATCGTGACGATGGAGTTCGGCCAGATGGCCTGCGCCTTCCTGCTGGCGGCGTTGGTCGGTCTGGGGATCGTGCAGTTCTGGCAGATGGTGGTGATTCTGGCGCTCGCGCGGATCTGCGTCTCATTCGAGCTGCCCAGCCGGCAGGTGTTCCTTTACGACCTGGTTGGAACCGAAAACCTGAGCAACGCGATCGCGCTCAACGCGGGGCTGTTCAACGCGACGCGGGTGATCGGCCCGGCGCTGGCTGGGCTGGGGATATCGGTCCTGGGCGCGGCGGGCTGTTTCACGGTCAACGCGGTGAGCTACCTCGCGGCGATCGCCGCGGTCTTCGCGATCCAGCCGACGGTTCGGCCGGACCGGGCCCGAGGCGGCAAGGGGGCGGCTTTCCACGACGTGCTGGCGGGACTGGCCTACCTTCGCGGCGAACCGCGATTGGTCCGACACCTGGCACTCATGGGCTTCTTCGGGCTGATGGGCATGGGGTACGAGTCGATGACGCCCGCCTACGCCCGGCGGGTCGTCGGCGCCGAGGTCGGCGGCTACAGCCTGATTCTCGCCTGCGGCGGCGCCGGTGCCACCGTCGGCGCGCTCACCGTCGCCCGACTTGGACATCGGCGGCACAAGGACCGCCTGGTCGTCGTCGGGCTCTTGATCTTCTCGACGTTTCTGCTGGCCGCATCGCTTTACCCGTACTGGGTGCCGCCGACCTGGCCGCACTACGGCCGGATCGCGGCCGCCGCCTGCTGCCTGCTGGGCGCGGGCTTCGGCGCGGCAATGTTCTACGCGTCGACCCAGACGCTGATCCAGCTCACGATCCCCGACCATCTGCGCGGCCGGATCATGGGGGTCTGGATGGTGATCTTCTCGGGCACGGTGCCGATCGGGGCGCTCTGGACGGGGCGTGCGGCGAGCATCTGGGGAGTCACGCGCGTGATGAGCGTCTCGGCCGTCGTCTGCATCGCGGTCGGCCTTTTTCTCCGATGGTCGGGCGTCCTGGCCGAAGCGCCGAAGCAGGCGGCACGCGCGGAGACCGAGCCGTCGAGCACGCCGACTGCCAGCGATTGA